In Halomicrobium zhouii, the sequence AAAGGCCAGGACCACCGTCTCCTGGTAGACCAGCGCGAGGGTCGCGTTCGTGAAGTGCCCGAACGCGGTGAGCAGGAGGAACGCCGTCGTCGCACCGACGGCGTAGGCCAGGAACGCGGTACCGAGTTCCAGCCGCCAATTGTCGGCTGCACGCCCCCGCTGTCCCCGGAAATCGAGTTCGAACAGGAACAGGTAGACCAGCGCGACGGTGACGACGACCAGCGTGAGGTGGTGGGCCCAGCCCATGTGCGCGGCGATGAGTTCCATCTCCTGGGTCGGTGCGATGGCGGCCGAGATGAAGAGGGCCCCGACGACGAACAGCGCGACGTTCTGAGGGAACTCCATCTCCTTCTCGGCGGCCTCGTCGCTCGTGGTTCCGAACAGGCGGTTCGCCATCGCCGCACCGAACCCGAGGGGGACGACTTCGATCAGCCCGAGGCGGACCGCGAGGTCCGGTGACGACCCGAGGTCGACGATACCCAGTAACAGGAGGGTGGCGTACGAGGCGACGAAGCTCTGGAGGAGTATCTGCGTGACCGCCAGCGCGACCTGGGACGCCGACCCGGGGCGTTCGTTCGCCTCCCCGTTCGCCTCGTGGAACCCGACGAATCGGGTGACGACGACCACGCCGGACAGGCCGACGAGGGCGAACCCGAGGAGGTACGGCATCGGCAGCGTCCAGCCGAGCCACCACGTCTCCATCGTGTAGTGGAACGTCAACCCGACGACGAGCAGCGCGCCCATCACCCCGCGAATCTGGTCGCGAAGCACCGCGATCGCGCGTCCGTTCATCTGACGGGCGACGGACCGGTTGTTCGGTCGGTGCGTCGTCGGGACGTCGGCGCGTTCCTCGTGACCACGTTCGGAACACCTGTTAGATAATTGTCCTACTCGATGAAAACCGTTCGGTACGCGTTCGCCGGGTATCGTCGCGCTTCTCGGACGACAGCGCCGCCTGGATCAGAAGTACTCGACGAGCCGCTCGGCGGCCTCGTCCACCGTCGGCGTCACGAGCGCGAAGCGGATCCACTCCCGGCGCGACTCGCCGAAGGCCTCGCCGGGCATCCCGGCGACGCCGGCCTCGTCGACCAGTTCGAAGACGTTCTCGAAGGTGCCCGGGAACCCCTCGAAGCGGCCCATCACGTAGAACCCGCCTTCGGGGCGGTCGTACTCGGCGCCGACCGCGTCGAGGGCCTCACAGAACGTGTCGATTCGACCCTGGAGTCGGTCCCTGTTCTCCGCGTAGTAGTCCGGTCCGGTCGTCTCCAGTGCCCTGTAAACGGCGTACTGGGCCGGCCGCGACCCGGTCACGTTGACGATCATGTGACGAGTGCGGGCCCGCTCCAGCAGTTCGCCGGTCGGCCCGTCCGCCGGCGGGAAGACGGCGTAGCCCACCCGGAAGCCCGTGATGGCCATCGACTTCGAGAAGGCGTTCGTCGCGACGACGTTGGGCGAGTCGAACTGCAGCGCCGAGGCGAACCGGCCGGTGTAGTCGAAGTGGTCGTACACCTCGTCGCTGATCAGCAGCGCGTCGTTCTCCTCGGCGATGGCGACGAACTCGGCCATCGCCGCCTCGTCGTACACCGCACCGGTGGGGTTGTTGGGCGAGTTGACGACGACGACCGCCGTCTCCTCGCTCGCGGCCTCGCGCACCCGCTCGGGGGTCAGGTGGCCATCGTCGTCGACCGGGACGAAGCCGACGTCGGCCCCGACGAAGTTCGCCCGCCCAGCGTAGTAGGGGTAGACCGGGTCCGCAAGCAGTATCTCGTCGCCGGAGAAGCGTTCGAGTCCGCCGACCATCGCGAGGTGGTTCGCCTCGCCAGCGCCGTTGGTGACGACGATGCAGTCGCGGTCGACGCCGCGTCGCTCGGCGATCTCGGTCCGTAACTCCGGCAGTCCGGCGCTCGCGGTGTACTGGAACTCGTCGGCGCCCAGGTCGGCGTACTCGCGGAGTCCCTCACGTAGCCCCTCCGGCGGGTCCCAGTCGGGACTCCCCGACACCATGTCGACGACGTCCCGGTCGGCGCGCCGCGCGTACTGGATGACGCGGTAGAACTGCGGCGTCTCGTAGTCCATGTCTCCCGGGTCGGGACAGTCGGTCTTCGGTGTTGCGGTGGCCCACACGCCTCGGCCATCCGGTGGCCGAACGTACACGTCCGGGCGGGGCTAGCGACTGAAGACGACGACGTCGTTGTCCTGAATCGCGACCGTGTAGCCGCAGTACTCGAACGCGACGGTGCCGACGCGCTCCTCACGGAAGATCTGGTCGAGTGCGTCGGGGTCGACAGCGTCGTAGAGGGGCGGGAGGTCGCCCGGATCCGTCTCTTCGGCGTCGGCGACCGCTTCCGCGACCGCCACGCTCGGGAGCACGTCCTGAATCGACACGACGGTGGTGATTTCAGCGCGTTCGTCGGGACTCACTTTCGACTCCATGGTGTCCTCGCGGGAAAAGACCGGATATCGTTCACCTTCGTTTAAACGGCGACGTCGGCGATATCTAGGGCCGGGTAGAAGTTCACTGAGATGGCGGTACAGCGGCCGAATCGGTCGTTATCAATTCCAAAAACGACTTCCGTGAACGGTAGTCCGCCGTATCCGGTGGTTCGTCGGCGGTCGGGCTGGGAGTGGCCCCTCGACGGCGGCCGGACCGAAACCGGGCACGGTTGGATCGAACTTTTGGCGCTGCCAGTCCAGTCTTCGGGCATGAGCGAGTCCGAGGCGACGATCGAGGAGCGCGTGGGTGAGGTGTTGCGGGAGCGCGGGGAGACGGTCGCCGTCGCAGAATCGTGTACTGGATGCCCGAGAGGATCGCTCCTGGCAGACGTCTTTCATGGGAAACATCTGTCCTTATATCAGCGGGATTGAGATATCTAAGAGTATCTCGATGGTCTTGAGCAAAACGTAACCGAGAACGAGCACTTGGAACGCTTGAATCATCCAGTTCACTAGCTTATTGTCGGTTCTATTAGCGCCACTGACATCTCCGAATCGGAGGTCATCGTCTGTCATTGTTGCTTCGTTTTGGGTTTGCCGTCAGCGTACCATTGCAGGATCTCATGCGCATCGTATTTGTGGACAATACGGACAAGATCGTCTCCGTCAATACAGTTCACATCAAGTCGCTCCGCTAGTTCCTCTGCTGATCGAGTAAAGGAGCTCGTGGTAACGATGGTAACGCCGTTCACATCGCTCCACTGCTGACGGAGGGCGGAATATTGCTGGACATTATCGCTTGAAACCTTGTTTCCCTCTGCGTATCGTTTGCACTGGACAGCTGTCTTTCCGCCACCAGTAGGAGGCTGTCCAATTACGTCAAGACCTTTGTCAGGGCCGGCGTCCATCACCTCAGTCGTCCACCCTTGACGCTCTTGCCACACATCTGCGATGAACTGTTCGAAGTGTCTTGGGGGGAGAGCCCGAAGCGTTGCTAGTATCTCAGATGAGGCCAAAGTCACCACCACTCTTGTTCCAATCCGGGCGATATTCGTTGAGTGTTTCCTTGACGTAACTCTCCGAACAATCGCAATTGGCCGCGATCTGTTTTGGATTAGTTGTCATTATGTCATACTGCTCAAGGATACAATCTTGTAACTTGGTCGTGTCGCCGTCTCTACCGCCTAACATGGAATGGTCCTAGGTACATGCTAACAAAAATGTATTGGGTAGATAAGCAATCGATCCACACCGCCCAGTAGAGATATGTGACATTACCCTTTTGAGATGGGGTTCAAAGCGTCACCAATTCGGCCGTCCTTTCCATCTTTCCACAACTACTCATGATGGTGGATATCCACCTCAGGAGGTTTGAAGGGATCATCGTTATAGGCTTGAAGGAAATCGGGCTACCAGCACGTTCACCGCCGGCTGTGACATGGTGATCCGGGTGGTCGTTGGCAGTCGGGTAGAGAGCGATCGGCCTTCCGACGGAGCTCCTGATCCGGACAACATTGGATCGAACTTTTGGCGCTGCCAGTC encodes:
- a CDS encoding pyridoxal phosphate-dependent aminotransferase, which gives rise to MDYETPQFYRVIQYARRADRDVVDMVSGSPDWDPPEGLREGLREYADLGADEFQYTASAGLPELRTEIAERRGVDRDCIVVTNGAGEANHLAMVGGLERFSGDEILLADPVYPYYAGRANFVGADVGFVPVDDDGHLTPERVREAASEETAVVVVNSPNNPTGAVYDEAAMAEFVAIAEENDALLISDEVYDHFDYTGRFASALQFDSPNVVATNAFSKSMAITGFRVGYAVFPPADGPTGELLERARTRHMIVNVTGSRPAQYAVYRALETTGPDYYAENRDRLQGRIDTFCEALDAVGAEYDRPEGGFYVMGRFEGFPGTFENVFELVDEAGVAGMPGEAFGESRREWIRFALVTPTVDEAAERLVEYF
- a CDS encoding CinA family protein, whose protein sequence is MSESEATIEERVGEVLRERGETVAVAESCTGCPRGSLLADVFHGKHLSLYQRD
- a CDS encoding HalOD1 output domain-containing protein codes for the protein MESKVSPDERAEITTVVSIQDVLPSVAVAEAVADAEETDPGDLPPLYDAVDPDALDQIFREERVGTVAFEYCGYTVAIQDNDVVVFSR
- a CDS encoding DUF2391 family protein codes for the protein MNGRAIAVLRDQIRGVMGALLVVGLTFHYTMETWWLGWTLPMPYLLGFALVGLSGVVVVTRFVGFHEANGEANERPGSASQVALAVTQILLQSFVASYATLLLLGIVDLGSSPDLAVRLGLIEVVPLGFGAAMANRLFGTTSDEAAEKEMEFPQNVALFVVGALFISAAIAPTQEMELIAAHMGWAHHLTLVVVTVALVYLFLFELDFRGQRGRAADNWRLELGTAFLAYAVGATTAFLLLTAFGHFTNATLALVYQETVVLAFPASLGGAAAQVVV
- a CDS encoding restriction endonuclease, translated to MTLASSEILATLRALPPRHFEQFIADVWQERQGWTTEVMDAGPDKGLDVIGQPPTGGGKTAVQCKRYAEGNKVSSDNVQQYSALRQQWSDVNGVTIVTTSSFTRSAEELAERLDVNCIDGDDLVRIVHKYDAHEILQWYADGKPKTKQQ